The region atagtgcccatggagatatctatatatatatatatatatatatatatatatatattgccgactccaccttttcccccatattactcgactccggttgcatagatctggcccggagtggcaacggcgcaaatatttgagcgacgttgccaaacgtattcatggagaaattgatatactcaacatttttattgctaagatctcgaactgaatcgactccgtaacggccgaaattcagaaacccataaacacttgttggctccgttttatataccaaatccaaagtcgtatgttgatcattatcatttatattatcaaaattacagctttatttgatccgacaaaacgaaactgtatattaagtaacgtagattaatttttcgtaaactctacagtatttgttggctccgtacacaaacatattatagttagttaatgttccatacattgctaaatccgcctagactagacgaactcgacttcgtaacggttcaaattttgaaatgctcaaatacttcttgactccgttttatataccaaatcataagtcgtatgttgatctgttccatttatatgcacttgcatgacattgacatggggatatgaaattagggctaccaaaaaatctcctgagttttatgCAAGTTGAAGAAGTtgaccgtaattcaattgaaacttatagaaaatgttgtgaaactaaaaatacggaaccctaaaaagatagatatttacgaacctttcgtcatacagtgacggtgataattctcaagtagtatgcatcctacaaataacaacctacctcttgaatcatcagtaaagatcaagataattatcataatatttattgacatgtagcgttcgcctttgccctgattctgatatcaatctgataaaataattaaaatgttagatttaggtcaaacaaatgacgactcatattcctgcacaaattatccattgcggagtaaatatgagtgtacgcagatcgccaacacgtttaaccaCAAAAACCACAaagcagtggtgcagtgggtactaccgatggatcgcatcccgatctatcgaagctaagttcgtttcctacgagttctacgccaactgatactcaaattacttacggaaaacggaaacaaccgctagaacaagattgcagatttagtgatgatatgaaggatattcggtcggagttgagccgtataCCGttacattacttgaaaaatatgtatgctcaaatgaacaaaatagtaaacaaaattcatgaaaacatttctgaggtaaaaacacaaattaccgaaattaaatcgtccaacgaacaatctttgaatttaattcgccaaaatacgaatcaaatcaatgaaattaagtcatgagcatgtatgataattactgaacaaaacatattattgaagagtactatttctcaattagaatcccagataaaccagggtgagagtaaaataaaattactgaaattaaatcttcaatcaataaatcagtcagtCATGAGCCAACTcatcgggttttacgtctaaaaatcaacttcatataaataaaaacttaatcaaggaactacgggacagaaagagccgcgaaaaaaatgtaatttttgctggtttcccagaattgacattttataactcagaggagaggaaatctaaagacaactacgaaattttaaaaattacctcactaataagttcagacctaccgaagccagtaaaaatatataattataaataagcttaaaaacttacttcaaactgtagtacagcTGGTGTTGATGGTATtactacaaaagcaattaaatgcatcaaagaaaaattaaatcataccttaagcgactgttttaaccaagccataattcaaagacgttttccggactcgttaaaaatagcgaaggtaactcctatctataagagtggctcaaaatttgaacctggtaactataggccaatttcggttttgccagtattgtcaaaaatatcggagaaaattttacacacgagattagaaaaatatttagactcatttaattttatttcagtgcgtcaatacggatttaagccaaaaagtaacactctgtcagcgactatggacctaactatttaaatgaaacagaacattgacacaaacaatatagttttgggagtgtttattgacctacaaaaggccttcgataccgtttttcacgaacttttaataaagaaattaacatccattaacattaatggtaaagcactagatatgctgaaatcatatttaaaaaatcgataaatatttcacaaatataccaattacatgtggcatacatggttcgattctaggcccattgctttttttaatttatattaataatttaaaagatttaaagctaaatggtcacctaacactttatgcggatgacacttgtctgttttattttgttccctctatacatgatatgatagcgcaagcacaaaatgaattaaataaatggtttcaatgcaatctcctaaaaataaatatatctaaattcaaagctcataacaaaattattccgcCATACGctccatttaaaattaacggtgttgtattagaacataaaacccacgagaaataaCCTAGATTTGCGAATCGGCAGCTCTCTGAAATtgaattatcacatcgaccatctacaaaataaattatcagcacttcttagatctctgcgtaatattacttcttgcataccccataaattacgccacaccatctacaacacgttaccaaagccgcacctaatgtatttaatagaagtctgggggagtgcttacaaaaataaattagcgccactccaaattttacaaaataaaatcattaaatcaTCTTaaactatccttttttaacttctacaaataaaatctacgacgacactaaaataatgaatttaaaacaattatacgtgtatgttcatccgaaaagcgctacataaaaacataaatacaaatattataatctcaacatcaaatcgccactatcctaatagacgagctagctatcttgccctcccgaagatccgaacaaattatggaaggcgaacggcaacatacgtttctataacggaaataaatgtctttaaaccttcaaatggctaaggccgcaagcgaccaatggctgagctcggtgggctctgattggctcatttgaatcggatcaacaagagcttaaacgcaaaaaaggtggatttgtataaaaagcacgtatctaattattattattactgatggttacacttgtggctccgttcggatccacatacggacggtggtgtggcaatggatccacaaataccaaccggatcaacaagtgaaaacggatcaaataattactaactatatggcacgtttgatcaacatagtgcccatggagatatctatatatatatatatatatatatatatataaaagaaagtcgtgtaTGTTCCAACACTTATAACTCGAGAtctgctgaaccaattttcatggtTTTAGATTTGTTGGATTTGTCTCCGCCCAGAATAgcagaataaaatataataataatgaaaacaacaaaaactagaccaataaatattttcccaaaattttgattttcgtATATGTCAATCATGTTTGACATTCATGcgttcaaaaatgtattgtgtGTAAGAggtagcgcgcacgagcaactttgtctccgcaactattttgtttctccacccatgggctagtatgaaagtgcgcgcacgtagcgacgcaactccccatacaattgatgggactatgggagagacaaaatagttgcggagacaaagttgctcgtgcgcgctagctcttaaataattaaaaagtaaaaagggTGAATAAACTTGtgtctgtatttttttaaatcaattattgaAAAGTGCAATTAAGGcagatacataaaaattcctcaaatatttgtgtttacGCGTGCTTTTAGAAATTGATAAGGTATTTTCGGTGAGGAAACTAACCAAGAAGGATAGttcgattaattatttaaaaaaaaatctataaaaatgtaaaaattctgACAATTATTTGTTGCGATTTCGTTGACTGCTTCAACTATAGGTATTGcgttgaaataataatattaaaggtcctactcacggttcaacacaacccacaatctgctgacacaatttgttgcagtcgcgattgagcgttctctactcacgattcatccaaccctcaatctgatgacacaatttcattccgcgtcacgttgatgcctggcctgagccctgatgctaaaccttaacgcaataatacgcattattaatggatatatactaatttatgaaatataagataattatctttgtaaagcttgtattttttccaattttattgatagatttcaagggctataaaatataaacatcttcctcaaatatgtaaaaatgtctttcccgcgtttatctcaaaaccgccattttgcgattactgcATTCTTAGTTATCGCGgcagcgcgattgagccgagattggagcaatcaaaatactcacgtttcaacacgcacacaatctgctgagacaatttgtctggttgcttccgcgccgatgCAATTCGCAACATGTTGGGTGTTACacccccaacgtgccctcaactatactattgACGACACAATCTGCCggctcactgcagattgtgtcaacagattgttgctgaaattgaatcgtgagtagctAGCTTTATAACGTTAAAATTGAAACCGAGCCCCTGACTCATTCGGTTGAACCAAGCTAAATTGCGTTTTCAAGCAATGAGTTACATAGCAACACATCTTTCGGATTATTCCATGATGGATGTATATGATGTATGAAGATATATAACAGCATTTTATTTCGATGAGTAACACATAAGTATAagtaaatagaataaaaaaaaaacaataattagatACTTAATTACTTCATACACGTGCCTgagaaaaattattgaattaaactACGTTTTGCAGCCTGGGATGTACTCGGATTAActctttttattctttatcaTCGTATTGCCTGTGATAGTCTCTAGGTACCTACAGTAAATTTTCGTGGATACCTTTTGAACACTCGCTGTCAACCATGCATGGTGATTGGCGGTTGATGGTGCCACACGGTCCATGAATCATGTTCGTGATTGCAACATAATGTCGGTCTGGATCGGTTTACAATATCATCTATTTTATCTGACCGAATTCTTTCGACTAACCAAATTAAAATGTGTGCATGCTGAGCCTGATTTTTTTCATTCGATTGAATACATCCATCATGGAATAATCCGAAAGATGTGTTGCTTTAATGTAACTCATTGCTTGAAAACACGCGTGGTAATGTCGAGCCGATCACTTGATAATTGTCCGGGAAGCAGCAGTTGAATAATTTCCATCCATTTTGGATTACATATAAATGTAATGACtttcttatatatttataagcaaAAACTACAGAACGAGTCGTACTGTACGACGTTTTTTCTCTTACTGGGATAAATGGGACAGATTCGTCCAAATTAGCACGAATGTTCACCTTAAACACTGAGCCCGTATTATTTTTGACTAGTATCAAACGTTTCCTTCTTCCTAAGtcatttaatattgaaaaatatatttttttcttatctttCATGATCACACCATATGTCTTCATATGATAACATCTAcacatttaaatgtaaaactatGCATTTATGATTTTCTTGCCTTGTAGTCTATTGTACTGTACTTTTTGTTAtgttaaatactttttttcagGTCTTAGAATACAATCTACGCGGGGGCAAAAAGGCACGAGGCTTATCGACGATATTTGCATATGAAACGTTAGAACGACCTGAAAATATAACGGAGGAATCCTTGAGACTAATAAGAGTACTCGGATGGTGTGTAGAAATGGTAAGAATTGATTTTAACTGGAAAAGGAGTGTTGTGAGTTAGGACGCAGACGTAGTAAATTAACTTTTTCATATATGTATGTGACGATCTTATTTCTACGATAACGTCTTCAACAAATAAAGATGACGTTAAAAGGTATTTTTGAAACTATAAACGCTATCAAACGATATAAACTGCAATAACATTATGTGCTTTAAAAAGTACTAAAGATGATGAATGATGCTGATTTCCTCAGAGGTTAATTTGTATCTTTACAAATGCTAAGGTCAATCAGTTTTTATGTTAGTAAACATTGTAAGCTAGATAACTAACATGAGTACTCACAATCTATTATTGATCTCTCGCCCTATTGCGTTATACATGCATAATTGTGCTCAATCTTCTGCTAATTTTGCAATTGTATCCACtttgtaaacaataataagtataagtatttaattatagtataTAAGTTTacacctaaatatatacttatatatatttaggtgTAAACTTATTTCTTAGTTGTTCTAATCATTTTACTATTGTTGATGTAAACATAAAATCGATTCTTCTCTACTCATATAGAGTCCATGACTCAAAATGCCAATGCTAAAATCATTCCAAcgaaattcattttattttatggagaTTATGTAGTGaactttttgaagtgaaacttctttgggtCTTGGTATCACGTCATAGAGGCGacttttggtatctttgaattttgccaaagaagtttcactactgacacgtgtgctcggcacacatgcTCTTTTTCTACTTTTCTTTAAGTTATTCTTATTTTCCAGCTGCAAGCGTATTTCTTGATAATGGACGATATAATGGACAGCTCGTCTACACGAAGGGGGTATCCATGCTGGTACAAATTGCCGGACGTTGGTATGGGCGCTGTTAACGACTGCAATCTCGTACAATCCGCTATGTATGAAATACTTAAAGTGTATTGTGGTAAACTGCCCACTTATAAGGATATCGTGCATTTGTTTAACGAGGTTAGTATGGGAAATGGGTATTAAGGGGTTGAAAGTAAATTGTATAGACATACTCATtgacaaacatattttattcatgtaCAGGAATAACAACGAAACACAGCATATAATACggaaagaaattaataaatagaaacaCAGATGAGATAACTTAgggtatttatttaagtttatgtGTGTGTAAGATAATAAtgcctcagcccccggaatcacagacacaatagaaaatctattgtgtcgtggtctcaatgggccgctcggtggtcaatggCTTAAAAAGATTTACTGTCTGATAATATCCCACTATAAATTTTctcaaaaatacatattttctgaTTTGCTTTTCTGAAGatgaattttattcattacataaaatttgtCATTTCTAaagtaataggtacctacataaacgATGATATCAAAACGGCGTGATGTCGTGACGTTCAAAAGAATAAAGTGTTAATGCAAATGCATTTACTATCGCaacaattgcaaaaaaaatgaTGATTAGTTTTTATGTGTCATGAAGGTTATTTGAAATagtttatttgttgttttataatatttatacaaaccatattaattttaaatttttttataagatggaTATATGATTTAATTTCAGACGTTATTCAACACGGCTATCGGCCAACACCTGGACTTCACAATGGGCAATAGAAGCAAATCTGACTATAGTCTATTCACAAGAGAACGTTATGCCGCCATCGTCAAATATAAAACAGCGTTCTATACCTTCAAGTTGCCAGTTTTCTTGGGAATGCTATTGATGAATAATATGACCCAAGACACGTTTGACAGAGCTGAAAAAATTTGCTTGGATCTGGGGCATCTGTTTCAAATGCAAGTGAGTATTGCTCGTGTTACATAgtagtattaaaaataaaatacataatatgtaaatcaaTAATGTATCAATCAATTTCTTCAAGTTACTGACATTACTGATTTTATTGCAGTTCAAAATATTTGACTATccaaaaattttcataaaattcgGTATGTCTTTTTacagtaagtaataaaaatattttgtatacataGGACGACTTCCTGGACTGCTACAGCCCCGAGCACATACTAGGTAAGAAGGGTACAGATATACAGGAGGGTAAATGTTCCTGGCTGGCCGTTGAAGCGCTGCAGCGCTTGACACCGGCGCAGAAGAAAGTGTTCGTAGCTTGCTATAGCAGCCACGAACCAGCGCACATCGAGCGCATCAAGCGGCTTTACGAGGAACTAGGGTTACCTGAACACTACAGAACCGAAGAACGACAGAGATacgacgccatcttgaaaatgaCGCAACAGCTACCGTCCGACTCGGGCGCCATGCCCGAATTGTTTATGAAACTATTGGCCATGCTGCATGATAGAaagaaataaagttttttttatgcgTATTAAGAAGTGTATGAAGCTATTTGGTAATTAGTTGTAGTTATGCGAAATATgtgcgtatttttttatcttgatgTCAAAGTTTAAGGAATTGGTGTTTTTGGTTAGGATATTGAAATGTAGAAAGACGTTatcgatgtttttatatatGGTATTGTGGAAGCTGAAATGTTCTTCCATATATCAGATATAtcataaatatagatatatcaGAAAGTGTCATTCAATTTTAGCATagatataaatgtttttatcatattttctataaaagaGTCTCGATTGCCTGGTTAATTTTATACAGAAACAGTATTGTCTGAGGTGTCAATGTCTATGCGAATCTTATCCATCCATAATTTTGATAAGAAGTTTGTAAAGTTTGgtaaatcattatatttaagaatttaCATTAATTGTTGAAGTTTGTATGGTTTGTTACTTCCATATGCTTTAAAGCCAAAGTTCTTTCATTTCCTTTACCAGGCAATCGAAGACTTACTGAataccaaaataatataaagacgtaaaaaatattgatttatataaataatctacctttatttaattgacatattttcatctatttttgtaataatattttggtttgacaaataattataaaaaaattatgctaGTCTGTCACATACATTTTAAGCATTTTATTAACGTTTAACTGGGCATTTAttagtcaaaatttattttttgggtgtatattaacaattttttatttaaatgtcgAATTTTAGTAATTCAGGTATGAATAAAACGCGCTgtatataagtttatttacCAGAATATTATCCATTGACCTCTTTCTATTTTTGACCtatgtaaacattttttttcattacggTCGTAGGCACGTAAAGggttaaataataagtattgttcatatgaaagaaatttttgttgtttttttattattaaaattcggCACGTGCAGGTTTTTTAGACATTTTCCTGATTTTACCTATTTGACTgagtttttaaatacatatagatAATGGAAAGTTGTAATTTGTTGCGGGGTCAAAGATAAGTAATTTCTTGCATATTTCTGTGGGTATTTCTATAATATCTGTTTAGTGTAGAAAATGCAATCTTGCACTAGATATTTaacgaacttttaatatttttttggcagtttttaattaagataaacaaacaaccgtttgtttaatgtttacttATATACTGACCTCGATAAAAAATGTCGCCCGtagtatgtaaataaaaagtagcttgTGTTATTCCATTTTGTAATAAAGAGAAAGAAAGGTCAAATTTTCACATTAATTGATAAGGTAAATTATGACGATTAAATAACACAAGTCAAGTCTTCAGGCGTTAACCTCTGAAGAAAAGATCTCTTCTAAGATTGCATTCTCTATCATGGTGCTAAAGTtataaggaaaaaatatttatatttatatatttttgtatgaagcGCCAACGTATGTTGTATACTTAGGtaccaaattaaatttttgtaccggacattcatttttatgtagtGTTTAATCTttagtaaatacataatacatttatattattgtctttttatgataatattcgGTATGTTATTGTGTAGAGTATGAAAACGGGTTTATGTTTGTAATAtctattgtaattattatttgtagttTACAGAAGTGTATTTGCCGATTAAGGAAAGCTGGCATcttcacagtactcacacttatgcaattttactatacagtatgttcaaaaataaatacgattCTAGTTTAAGAGTagacttgaattgtaaaatgggtgcgttgtagataatatgaaagctctcataatttatatagatagggaggcgaggtagctaaatggcgtaattcaacggcgtcgtcgagacttatcaaaatcgaaagaaaaaataatttcgaaaagaaaagcttctatggtaaaaaccattttagcggtgg is a window of Colias croceus chromosome 17, ilColCroc2.1 DNA encoding:
- the LOC123698927 gene encoding farnesyl pyrophosphate synthase-like; translated protein: MNSCAKFGRLFNGVTSTLLKTNLKRFPHTPTYYRMSTNASISEYKREMETFQDVYPTVIEAVSKNYGLVQNPEVTTWLKRVLEYNLRGGKKARGLSTIFAYETLERPENITEESLRLIRVLGWCVEMLQAYFLIMDDIMDSSSTRRGYPCWYKLPDVGMGAVNDCNLVQSAMYEILKVYCGKLPTYKDIVHLFNETLFNTAIGQHLDFTMGNRSKSDYSLFTRERYAAIVKYKTAFYTFKLPVFLGMLLMNNMTQDTFDRAEKICLDLGHLFQMQDDFLDCYSPEHILGKKGTDIQEGKCSWLAVEALQRLTPAQKKVFVACYSSHEPAHIERIKRLYEELGLPEHYRTEERQRYDAILKMTQQLPSDSGAMPELFMKLLAMLHDRKK